A genomic region of Pseudomonas frederiksbergensis contains the following coding sequences:
- a CDS encoding N-acetylmuramoyl-L-alanine amidase produces the protein MMGLGMRFRALVAVVGMLLTALAVDAVAATKVNSVRLWRAPDNTRLVFDLSGPVQHSVFTLTSPDRLVIDINGAVLGAPLKVSTANTPITDMRSAQRTPTDLRVVIDLKKAVTPKSFVLAPNAQYGNRLVVDLFDNAADAAPPPAPTPAPTVATVPAVPVAPVEPAIKLPPAPAGKRDIIVVIDAGHGGEDPGASGSRGQHEKDVVLAIARELQRQVNGMKGFRAELTRTGDYFIPLRGRTEIARKKGADLFVSIHADAAPSAAAFGASVFALSERGATSETARWLADSENRSDLIGGAGNVSLDDKDKMLAGVLLDLSMTASLTSSLNVGQKVLSNIGRVTSLHKQRVEQAGFMVLKSPDIPSILVETGFISNANEASKLAASSHQQALARSISAGVRQFFQQNPPPGTYIAWLRDSGKIAQGPRDHTVRPGETLAMIAVRYQVSAATLRSANNLQSDELKIGQHLNIPGTELAAKE, from the coding sequence ATGATGGGGTTAGGTATGCGCTTTCGCGCGTTGGTTGCTGTCGTAGGAATGCTGCTTACGGCACTGGCCGTCGACGCTGTGGCCGCGACAAAGGTCAACAGTGTTCGTCTGTGGCGGGCGCCGGATAACACGCGACTGGTGTTCGACCTGTCGGGTCCGGTCCAGCACAGCGTCTTTACCCTGACGTCCCCGGATCGTCTGGTGATCGACATCAATGGCGCAGTCCTTGGTGCACCGCTGAAGGTCTCCACCGCCAATACCCCGATTACCGACATGCGTTCGGCTCAGCGCACGCCGACCGATCTGCGGGTGGTCATCGACCTGAAAAAAGCCGTTACCCCGAAAAGCTTCGTGCTGGCGCCGAATGCGCAGTATGGCAACCGACTGGTGGTCGACCTGTTCGACAACGCCGCCGATGCCGCGCCACCGCCTGCGCCGACCCCGGCCCCAACCGTTGCCACCGTGCCTGCGGTGCCGGTGGCTCCGGTTGAACCGGCGATCAAGCTGCCGCCTGCTCCGGCCGGCAAGCGCGACATCATCGTGGTCATCGATGCCGGTCACGGTGGCGAAGACCCTGGCGCTTCTGGTTCCCGTGGTCAGCACGAGAAAGATGTAGTGCTGGCCATCGCCCGCGAGCTGCAGCGTCAGGTCAACGGCATGAAAGGCTTCCGTGCCGAGCTGACCCGTACCGGTGACTACTTCATTCCGTTGCGCGGCCGTACCGAAATCGCCCGCAAGAAGGGCGCCGACCTGTTCGTTTCGATCCACGCCGACGCGGCGCCCTCCGCTGCAGCGTTCGGCGCCTCGGTGTTCGCCTTGTCCGAACGTGGCGCGACGTCCGAAACCGCGCGTTGGCTGGCCGACAGCGAAAACCGCTCCGACCTGATCGGCGGTGCCGGCAACGTCAGCCTCGACGACAAGGACAAGATGCTCGCCGGCGTACTGCTTGATCTGTCGATGACCGCGTCGCTGACCTCCAGCCTGAACGTCGGCCAGAAGGTGTTGAGCAACATTGGCCGGGTCACGTCGTTGCACAAGCAGCGCGTCGAGCAGGCCGGGTTCATGGTGCTGAAGTCGCCGGACATTCCGTCGATCCTGGTGGAAACCGGGTTTATCTCCAACGCCAACGAAGCCTCGAAACTGGCGGCGTCCAGCCATCAGCAAGCGCTGGCCCGTTCGATCAGCGCGGGTGTGCGCCAGTTCTTCCAGCAGAACCCGCCACCGGGCACCTACATCGCCTGGCTGCGTGATTCCGGCAAGATTGCCCAAGGGCCGCGTGACCACACGGTGCGTCCGGGTGAAACCCTGGCGATGATCGCCGTGCGTTATCAGGTCTCGGCTGCGACCCTGCGCAGCGCCAACAACCTGCAATCCGACGAACTGAAAATCGGCCAGCACCTGAACATCCCGGGCACCGAACTGGCGGCCAAGGAATGA
- the hfq gene encoding RNA chaperone Hfq, giving the protein MSKGHSLQDPYLNTLRKEKVGVSIYLVNGIKLQGTIESFDQFVILLKNTVSQMVYKHAISTVVPVRPIRLPSATESEQADAEPGNA; this is encoded by the coding sequence ATGTCAAAAGGGCATTCGCTACAAGACCCTTACTTGAATACATTGCGTAAAGAGAAAGTTGGGGTTTCCATCTATCTGGTCAACGGCATCAAACTGCAAGGCACGATCGAGTCGTTCGACCAGTTCGTTATCCTGCTGAAAAACACCGTCAGCCAGATGGTTTACAAACACGCTATCTCTACAGTGGTGCCGGTTCGTCCAATTCGTCTGCCTAGCGCAACCGAATCCGAACAAGCTGACGCTGAGCCAGGTAACGCCTGA
- the tsaE gene encoding tRNA (adenosine(37)-N6)-threonylcarbamoyltransferase complex ATPase subunit type 1 TsaE, whose product MSEVTLYLANEEAMVVLGNHIAQVTQGHGIIFLDGDLGAGKTTLSRGIIRGLGHVGAVKSPTFTLVEPYEIGNIRAFHFDLYRLVDPEELEFLGIRDYLEDDALCLIEWPQKGAGFLPKPDLTITISPHDSGRSLNLSPQGLRGESWCAALALEFK is encoded by the coding sequence GTGTCTGAAGTAACCCTGTATCTGGCCAATGAAGAGGCCATGGTCGTGTTGGGCAACCATATCGCTCAAGTGACTCAAGGGCACGGCATCATCTTTCTGGACGGTGACCTGGGGGCGGGCAAAACCACCCTGTCGCGGGGCATTATTCGCGGTTTGGGGCATGTAGGGGCAGTAAAAAGTCCGACCTTCACCTTGGTCGAACCCTACGAGATCGGCAACATTCGCGCCTTCCATTTTGACCTTTATCGACTGGTCGACCCGGAGGAGCTGGAGTTTCTCGGCATCCGCGACTACCTCGAAGACGATGCACTGTGTCTGATCGAGTGGCCCCAGAAGGGTGCAGGCTTTTTGCCAAAGCCCGACCTGACCATTACCATTAGCCCGCATGACAGCGGGCGTTCGCTGAATCTGTCGCCCCAAGGTTTGCGTGGCGAGTCTTGGTGTGCCGCTTTGGCATTGGAATTCAAATAA
- the orn gene encoding oligoribonuclease, translating into MQNPQNLIWIDLEMTGLNPDTDVIIEMATIVTDSNLNTLAEGPVIAIHHSDEILAGMDEWNTRQHGGSGLTQRVRDSRISMAEAEAETIAFLEKWVPKGKSPICGNSICQDRRFLYTHMKSLESYFHYRNLDVSTLKELAARWAPDVRDSFKKGSTHLALDDIRESIAELQHYRQHFIKA; encoded by the coding sequence ATGCAAAACCCGCAGAATCTGATCTGGATCGATCTGGAAATGACCGGTCTGAACCCTGATACCGACGTCATCATCGAGATGGCCACCATTGTCACCGACAGCAATCTCAACACCCTGGCCGAGGGCCCGGTGATTGCCATTCACCACAGCGACGAGATCCTGGCGGGCATGGACGAGTGGAACACCCGTCAACACGGTGGCTCTGGCCTGACCCAGCGGGTACGCGACAGCCGCATCAGTATGGCTGAAGCCGAAGCCGAGACCATCGCCTTCCTGGAGAAGTGGGTGCCAAAGGGCAAGTCGCCGATCTGCGGCAACAGCATTTGCCAGGACCGTCGCTTCCTTTATACGCACATGAAGTCCCTGGAAAGCTACTTCCACTACCGTAATCTCGACGTCTCGACCTTGAAGGAACTGGCTGCACGCTGGGCTCCGGACGTGCGCGACAGCTTCAAGAAGGGCAGCACTCACCTGGCGCTGGACGATATCCGCGAGTCGATCGCCGAGCTGCAGCACTACCGCCAGCATTTCATCAAGGCTTAA
- the queG gene encoding tRNA epoxyqueuosine(34) reductase QueG — translation MPAITTDLPALAQSIKDWGRELGFQQVGISGLDLAEHEQHLERWLEAGYHGEMEYMGAHGSKRSHPEELVPGTLRVVSLRMDYLPGDTEMAKRLGQPEKAYVSRYALGRDYHKLIRKRVQQLAEKIQQVIGPFGYRAFVDSAPVLEKAIAEQAGLGWIGKNTLVLNRKAGSYFFLSELFVDLPLPVDPPHSTEHCGRCTACLDICPTKAFVGPYVLDARRCISYLTIELKSAIPEDLRPLIGNRVFGCDDCQIVCPWNRFARPSGESDFKPRHNLDNAELAELFMWDEDKFLSSTEGSPLRRAGYERWLRNLAVGLGNAPSTIPVLEALKARADYPSELVREHVAWALKQHGLP, via the coding sequence ATGCCTGCAATTACCACAGATCTTCCTGCTCTCGCCCAATCGATCAAAGACTGGGGCCGCGAGTTGGGCTTTCAACAAGTTGGCATCAGTGGTCTGGACCTGGCTGAGCATGAACAACACCTGGAGCGCTGGCTCGAAGCCGGCTACCACGGCGAAATGGAATACATGGGCGCCCACGGCAGCAAACGCTCACACCCGGAAGAACTGGTGCCGGGCACGCTGCGGGTAGTTTCGCTACGTATGGACTACCTGCCGGGCGACACTGAAATGGCCAAGCGCCTGGGCCAACCGGAAAAAGCCTACGTCTCGCGCTATGCCCTGGGCCGCGACTATCACAAGCTGATCCGCAAACGCGTGCAGCAACTGGCCGAGAAGATTCAGCAGGTCATCGGCCCCTTCGGTTACAGGGCATTCGTCGACAGCGCCCCGGTGCTGGAAAAAGCCATCGCCGAACAGGCCGGTCTCGGCTGGATCGGTAAAAACACCCTGGTGCTGAACCGCAAGGCTGGCAGTTACTTCTTCTTGAGCGAACTGTTCGTCGACCTGCCGCTGCCGGTGGACCCGCCTCACAGCACCGAACACTGCGGGCGCTGCACGGCGTGCCTGGATATCTGCCCGACCAAGGCCTTTGTCGGCCCCTATGTGCTGGACGCCCGACGCTGCATTTCGTACCTGACCATCGAGCTGAAAAGCGCGATCCCCGAAGACTTGCGACCACTGATCGGCAATCGGGTGTTCGGTTGCGATGATTGCCAGATCGTTTGCCCGTGGAACCGCTTCGCCCGCCCGTCCGGCGAAAGCGACTTCAAACCGCGACACAACCTCGACAACGCCGAGTTGGCGGAACTGTTCATGTGGGATGAAGACAAATTTCTGAGCAGCACCGAAGGTTCACCGTTGCGCCGTGCCGGCTATGAACGCTGGCTGCGCAACTTGGCTGTGGGACTTGGAAATGCGCCCTCAACGATTCCGGTGCTGGAAGCCCTGAAAGCGCGCGCGGATTATCCGTCGGAACTGGTACGCGAGCATGTGGCGTGGGCCCTGAAACAACACGGACTCCCGTAG
- the rsgA gene encoding small ribosomal subunit biogenesis GTPase RsgA, producing MAKRQLNRRQNWRIEKIQGERAARAAKRESSAVEALEGGDLGPEQTGLVIAHFGVQVEVEARDGELAGQVFRCHLRANLPALVTGDQVVWRAGNQGIGVIVAQLPRNTELCRPDSRGQLKPVAANVDMIVIVFAPLPEPHANLIDRYLVAAEHAGIRPLLLLNKFDLIDEQNAPALNALLAVYRTLGYPVLEVSAHHGNGMETLQEQLDGRISVFVGQSGVGKSSLVNSLLPEVETRVGPLSELSGQGTHTTTTARLFHFPGGGELIDSPGIREFGLGHVSRADVEAGFIEFNDLIGTCRFRDCKHDREPGCALLKALEEGRVQQQRMNSYRSIIASLPETSY from the coding sequence ATGGCCAAACGCCAACTCAATCGTCGTCAAAACTGGCGCATCGAAAAAATTCAAGGCGAGCGCGCTGCCCGCGCCGCCAAACGCGAATCCTCCGCCGTGGAAGCGCTCGAGGGCGGCGACCTTGGCCCCGAGCAGACGGGCCTGGTGATCGCTCACTTCGGCGTTCAGGTCGAGGTCGAAGCCCGCGACGGCGAACTGGCCGGCCAGGTGTTCCGCTGCCACTTGCGGGCCAACCTGCCTGCGCTGGTGACCGGCGACCAGGTGGTCTGGCGCGCCGGCAATCAGGGCATCGGCGTGATCGTTGCGCAACTGCCGCGCAATACCGAGCTGTGCCGCCCTGACAGCCGTGGCCAGCTCAAGCCGGTCGCCGCCAACGTCGACATGATCGTGATTGTCTTCGCCCCGCTGCCCGAGCCTCATGCCAACCTGATCGACCGCTACCTGGTCGCCGCCGAACACGCTGGCATTCGCCCGTTGCTGTTGCTCAACAAGTTCGACCTGATCGACGAGCAGAACGCACCGGCGCTGAATGCCTTACTGGCGGTTTACCGCACGCTGGGTTACCCGGTGCTGGAGGTTTCGGCCCATCACGGCAATGGCATGGAGACGCTGCAGGAGCAACTGGACGGGCGCATCAGTGTGTTCGTCGGCCAGTCCGGCGTCGGCAAGTCCTCGCTGGTCAACAGCCTGCTGCCGGAAGTCGAAACCCGCGTCGGCCCGTTGTCCGAACTGTCTGGCCAGGGCACCCACACCACCACCACCGCGCGGTTGTTCCACTTCCCCGGCGGCGGTGAGTTGATCGACTCCCCGGGGATTCGGGAATTCGGCCTGGGCCACGTCAGCCGCGCCGACGTCGAAGCCGGCTTTATCGAGTTCAACGACTTGATCGGCACCTGCCGCTTCCGCGACTGCAAGCACGACCGTGAACCCGGTTGCGCCCTGCTCAAGGCACTGGAAGAAGGCCGCGTGCAACAGCAGCGCATGAACAGCTACCGCTCGATCATCGCCAGCCTGCCCGAAACCAGCTATTAA
- a CDS encoding trimeric intracellular cation channel family protein, producing MLLMLYLIAITAEAMTGALSAGRRGMDWFGVVLIACVTALGGGSVRDVLLGHYPLTWVKHPEYLVLTSAAAMLTVFTARWMRHLRSLFLVLDAVGLVAFTLIGCMTALEMGHGMLVASVSGVITGVFGGILRDIFCNDIPLIFRRELYASVSFAAAWCYMLCLYLQLPAEQAILITLFGGFLLRLLAIRFHWEMPKFVYNDEA from the coding sequence ATGTTGCTGATGCTCTACCTGATTGCCATTACCGCTGAAGCCATGACCGGCGCGTTGTCTGCCGGTCGGCGTGGCATGGACTGGTTTGGCGTGGTGCTGATCGCCTGCGTGACGGCCCTGGGCGGTGGTTCGGTGCGTGACGTGCTGCTCGGGCATTACCCGCTGACCTGGGTCAAACACCCGGAATACCTGGTGCTGACCTCGGCCGCGGCGATGCTCACGGTCTTTACGGCACGCTGGATGCGCCATCTGCGCTCGCTGTTTCTGGTGCTCGACGCCGTGGGGTTGGTGGCGTTTACCCTGATCGGCTGCATGACCGCGCTGGAAATGGGTCACGGCATGCTGGTGGCGTCGGTCAGCGGGGTGATCACCGGGGTGTTCGGCGGCATCTTGCGCGACATCTTCTGCAACGACATCCCGCTGATTTTCCGTCGCGAGCTCTACGCCAGCGTCTCGTTCGCCGCCGCGTGGTGCTACATGCTCTGCCTGTACCTGCAATTACCCGCTGAACAGGCGATCCTGATCACCTTGTTTGGCGGCTTCCTGTTGCGCTTGCTGGCAATTCGTTTCCACTGGGAAATGCCCAAGTTCGTTTACAACGACGAAGCCTGA
- a CDS encoding bifunctional ADP-dependent NAD(P)H-hydrate dehydratase/NAD(P)H-hydrate epimerase, with protein sequence MPQTKHHLPDALYSAAQVRALDARLIATGTTGFELMHRAARATWRALVRHWPTASELSVLAGHGNNAGDGYRVAVLALRAGWQVRVLAVAEPSRLQGDAALAYAESLAAGVVVEVWSPSIELRGVVLDALLGTGLSGDVREPYGAAIEAINASGLPVVSVDIPSGLCADTGRVLGVAVRADLTVTYIGLKLGLFTGDAADQVGELQFSDLQADPQIVAESAVSAQRLNPGNLPRLAARAPSAHKGRFGHVLLIGGDRGFGGAILLGAESALRSGAGMVSLATRSEHVPAALARVPEVMVLGTHSANQLMAPLEQASVIVVGPGLGKAAWGRSLLSAAANASLPQVWDADALNLLSQGDVRLPKGCVITPHPGEAARLLGISTAEVQADRPAAAHALSKKYTATVILKGAGSLIASPDGRLALCHQGHPAMATAGLGDVLAGLVGALLAQGMNAFDAACLAVWLHANAGEREGKSGRGLAASDLIPTIRQLLEEQAPCLK encoded by the coding sequence ATGCCGCAGACAAAACACCATTTACCCGACGCACTGTACAGCGCCGCACAGGTCAGGGCGCTCGATGCGCGGCTGATTGCGACCGGGACAACGGGCTTCGAATTGATGCATCGGGCTGCTCGCGCCACGTGGCGGGCGTTGGTCCGGCACTGGCCGACGGCTAGTGAACTCAGTGTGTTGGCGGGTCACGGCAATAACGCCGGGGACGGTTATCGGGTGGCGGTGCTGGCCCTGCGAGCCGGCTGGCAGGTGCGAGTGCTGGCGGTGGCTGAACCGTCGCGCTTGCAGGGCGATGCGGCGCTGGCGTATGCCGAGTCGCTGGCCGCCGGGGTTGTCGTCGAGGTCTGGTCGCCTTCGATCGAGCTGCGTGGCGTGGTGCTGGATGCGCTGCTGGGCACCGGTCTGAGCGGTGACGTGCGCGAACCCTATGGCGCCGCGATTGAGGCAATCAACGCCAGTGGCCTGCCTGTCGTGTCGGTGGATATTCCATCGGGTCTGTGCGCTGATACCGGTCGGGTCCTCGGCGTTGCGGTTCGGGCGGACCTCACCGTGACGTACATCGGCCTCAAGCTTGGGCTGTTCACCGGCGATGCGGCGGATCAGGTGGGGGAGCTGCAGTTCAGCGATCTGCAGGCCGACCCGCAGATCGTCGCTGAAAGTGCCGTCAGTGCTCAGCGCCTGAACCCCGGCAACCTGCCGCGCCTGGCGGCTCGGGCACCAAGCGCTCACAAAGGCCGGTTCGGTCACGTCCTGCTGATTGGCGGCGACCGCGGTTTCGGCGGCGCCATTCTCTTGGGCGCCGAAAGTGCCCTGCGCAGCGGTGCGGGCATGGTGTCTCTGGCGACTCGCAGTGAGCATGTTCCGGCTGCCTTGGCGCGAGTGCCTGAAGTCATGGTGCTGGGCACTCACTCGGCCAACCAGTTGATGGCGCCGCTTGAGCAAGCCAGTGTGATTGTCGTCGGGCCGGGTCTTGGCAAGGCCGCGTGGGGTCGCAGTTTGCTGTCGGCGGCAGCCAATGCCTCGTTACCGCAGGTGTGGGATGCCGATGCGCTGAATCTGCTGAGCCAAGGTGATGTGCGTCTGCCGAAGGGTTGCGTGATCACCCCGCATCCGGGGGAAGCGGCGCGGTTATTGGGGATTTCCACGGCCGAGGTTCAAGCGGATCGCCCCGCCGCGGCCCATGCATTGAGCAAAAAATACACAGCCACCGTCATCCTCAAAGGGGCTGGCAGCCTGATTGCCAGTCCCGATGGTCGTTTGGCGCTGTGTCATCAAGGCCACCCGGCCATGGCCACCGCGGGTCTGGGAGATGTATTGGCCGGACTGGTCGGCGCCTTGCTGGCTCAGGGCATGAACGCATTCGATGCGGCTTGCCTAGCGGTCTGGCTGCACGCCAATGCCGGCGAGCGTGAAGGTAAATCTGGCCGGGGACTGGCGGCCAGTGATCTGATTCCCACCATTCGTCAGTTGCTGGAGGAGCAAGCACCGTGTCTGAAGTAA
- the miaA gene encoding tRNA (adenosine(37)-N6)-dimethylallyltransferase MiaA — translation MSQLPPAIFLMGPTAAGKTDLAIELTKVLPCELISVDSALVYRGMDIGTAKPSKELLAEFPHRLIDILDPVEAYSAADFRRDALEAMAEITARGNIPLLVGGTMLYYKALLEGLADMPAADPQIRAEIEEEAARLGWQALHDQLAVIDPVSAARIHPNDPQRLSRALEVYRVSGQSMTEHRARQSAQSTEAGASGRPQLPYTVANLAIAPANRQVLHERIKQRFTQMLEQGFIDEVVALRKRSDLHAGLPSIRAVGYRQVWDYLDGKLTSAEMQERGIIATRQLAKRQFTWLRSWADLHWLDSLDCDNLPRALKYLGTVSILS, via the coding sequence ATGAGCCAGCTCCCTCCAGCGATATTCCTGATGGGCCCGACCGCTGCGGGCAAGACTGATCTGGCTATCGAGCTGACCAAGGTCCTGCCCTGCGAGCTGATCAGCGTCGACTCGGCGCTGGTGTATCGCGGCATGGACATCGGCACGGCCAAGCCTTCGAAAGAACTGTTGGCCGAGTTTCCTCATCGGCTGATCGACATTCTTGACCCGGTCGAGGCCTATTCAGCGGCTGATTTTCGCCGGGATGCCCTGGAGGCCATGGCCGAGATCACTGCGCGCGGCAATATTCCGCTGCTGGTCGGCGGCACCATGCTCTATTACAAGGCTTTGCTCGAAGGTCTGGCGGACATGCCGGCGGCTGATCCGCAGATCCGCGCTGAAATCGAGGAGGAGGCTGCACGCCTTGGCTGGCAAGCCCTGCACGATCAGTTGGCGGTGATTGATCCGGTGTCGGCGGCGCGAATTCACCCCAATGACCCGCAGCGACTCAGCCGGGCGCTGGAAGTTTATCGGGTCAGCGGCCAGAGCATGACCGAACACCGCGCGCGACAATCTGCGCAAAGTACTGAAGCAGGCGCTTCGGGTCGCCCACAATTGCCCTATACTGTCGCGAACTTGGCTATCGCTCCGGCGAACCGTCAGGTACTGCATGAGCGTATTAAACAAAGATTTACACAAATGTTGGAACAGGGATTCATTGACGAGGTCGTAGCCCTGCGTAAAAGAAGTGACCTGCATGCAGGGTTGCCGTCTATACGCGCTGTAGGCTACCGACAAGTCTGGGATTACCTGGATGGCAAGCTGACGTCAGCCGAGATGCAGGAGCGTGGGATCATTGCCACGCGCCAATTGGCGAAGCGCCAGTTCACCTGGCTGCGCAGTTGGGCTGATTTACACTGGTTGGACAGCCTCGATTGCGACAATCTGCCACGCGCCTTGAAATACCTGGGAACGGTCTCCATATTGAGCTGA
- the mutL gene encoding DNA mismatch repair endonuclease MutL, giving the protein MSNAARIELLSPRLANQIAAGEVVERPASVIKELLENSLDSGARRIDVDVEQGGVKLLRVRDDGSGISSDDLPLALARHATSKIRNLEDLEQVMSLGFRGEALASISSVARLTLTSRTRDADQAWQVETEGRDMAPRVQPAAHPVGTSVEVRDLFFNTPARRKFLKTEKTEFDHLQEVIKRLALARFDVAFHLRHNGKTILSLHEAHDEAARARRVAAICGSGFLEQALPIEIERNGLHLWGWVGLPTFNRSQADLQYFFVNGRAVRDKLVAHAVRQAYRDVLFNGRHPTFVLFFEVDPAGVDVNVHPTKHEVRFRDGRMVHDFLYGTLHRALGDVRPEDHLAAPVATVMVRPTGIDAGEFGPQGEMRLAANALLEQPQAQPSFNTTAGSGAGAGYQYQYTPRPQSGVPVAEAQAAYREFFAPLPEANSTALPDGQDDIPPLGYALAQLKGIYILSENAQGLVLVDMHAAHERIMYERLKVAMASEGLSGQPLLVPESIAVSQREADCAEEHVSWFQRLGFELQRLGPETLAIRQIPALLKQAEANRLVHDVLADLMEYGTSDRIQAHLNELLGTMACHGAVRANRRLALPEMNGLLRDMESTERSGQCNHGRPTWTQLGLDDLDKLFLRGR; this is encoded by the coding sequence GTGAGCAACGCAGCGCGTATCGAGCTGCTCAGCCCGCGCCTGGCGAACCAGATTGCCGCCGGTGAGGTGGTTGAGCGCCCGGCTTCGGTGATCAAGGAACTGCTGGAAAACAGCCTCGACTCCGGCGCCAGACGAATCGACGTCGATGTCGAGCAGGGCGGCGTCAAACTGCTGCGGGTTCGCGACGATGGCAGCGGGATTTCCTCCGATGATTTGCCGCTGGCGCTGGCGCGACATGCCACCAGCAAGATCCGCAATCTCGAAGATCTCGAGCAGGTCATGAGCCTCGGGTTTCGCGGTGAAGCACTCGCGTCGATAAGCTCCGTGGCGCGTCTGACCCTGACGTCCCGCACCCGGGATGCCGATCAGGCCTGGCAGGTCGAGACCGAAGGCCGGGACATGGCGCCTCGCGTTCAGCCAGCGGCTCACCCGGTCGGCACCTCGGTTGAGGTTCGCGACCTGTTCTTCAATACCCCGGCGCGGCGTAAATTCCTCAAGACCGAAAAAACCGAATTCGATCACCTGCAAGAAGTGATCAAGCGTTTGGCTCTGGCGCGCTTCGACGTGGCGTTCCATCTGCGCCATAACGGCAAAACCATCCTCAGCCTGCACGAAGCCCATGACGAAGCGGCGCGCGCCCGGCGTGTGGCGGCGATCTGCGGTTCGGGTTTCCTGGAGCAGGCGCTGCCGATCGAGATCGAGCGCAATGGCCTTCATCTGTGGGGCTGGGTCGGGTTGCCGACCTTTAATCGCAGTCAGGCGGATTTGCAGTATTTCTTCGTGAACGGCCGTGCCGTGCGCGACAAACTGGTGGCCCACGCGGTGCGCCAGGCGTATCGCGACGTGCTGTTCAATGGTCGGCACCCGACGTTCGTCCTGTTTTTCGAAGTCGATCCGGCGGGCGTCGACGTCAACGTGCACCCGACCAAGCACGAAGTACGCTTCCGTGACGGGCGCATGGTTCACGATTTCCTCTACGGCACCTTGCACCGCGCCTTGGGCGATGTGCGTCCGGAAGACCATCTGGCCGCACCTGTCGCGACGGTCATGGTCAGGCCGACCGGCATCGACGCCGGCGAGTTCGGCCCGCAAGGTGAAATGCGTCTGGCGGCCAATGCGTTGCTGGAGCAGCCGCAGGCACAACCGTCCTTTAATACGACGGCGGGCTCAGGCGCTGGTGCGGGTTATCAGTATCAATACACGCCGCGTCCGCAGTCGGGTGTGCCGGTGGCTGAAGCGCAGGCTGCCTATCGCGAGTTTTTTGCGCCATTGCCGGAGGCTAATTCCACCGCACTGCCTGACGGCCAGGACGATATCCCGCCGCTGGGGTATGCGCTGGCACAACTCAAGGGTATCTACATTCTTTCGGAAAACGCCCAAGGGCTGGTGCTGGTGGACATGCACGCCGCGCATGAGCGGATCATGTACGAGCGCCTGAAAGTCGCGATGGCCAGCGAAGGCCTGAGCGGCCAACCGCTGCTGGTGCCGGAGTCGATTGCGGTCAGTCAGCGTGAAGCCGATTGCGCCGAAGAGCATGTCAGCTGGTTCCAGCGCCTCGGCTTTGAACTTCAGCGTCTGGGCCCGGAAACCCTGGCGATCCGGCAGATTCCGGCGTTGCTCAAACAGGCCGAGGCCAACCGTCTGGTTCACGACGTATTGGCGGACCTGATGGAATACGGCACCAGCGACCGGATTCAGGCGCACCTGAACGAACTGCTCGGCACCATGGCCTGCCACGGCGCTGTCCGCGCCAACCGGCGTCTGGCCTTGCCGGAAATGAACGGTCTGCTGCGGGACATGGAAAGCACCGAGCGCAGTGGTCAATGCAACCATGGCCGACCGACCTGGACCCAATTGGGGCTGGACGATCTGGACAAACTGTTCTTGCGCGGTCGTTGA